A stretch of Carya illinoinensis cultivar Pawnee chromosome 14, C.illinoinensisPawnee_v1, whole genome shotgun sequence DNA encodes these proteins:
- the LOC122293559 gene encoding putative RING-H2 finger protein ATL53, translated as MYRVLHSIGLAPAPASKTGFLTTNAWEIPLIVTVCSVIILFSYYRILKPLYCTNYGVISRNRVDRQILNEANPDDPSLQFHSHGLESSILNSLPISRFEKSKEGEETQITTDCAVCLGEFEEGQWLKRLPSCTHAFMFLALTLRFQSHSNCPLCRSHVHDLAVHHESESPVSQHMVLQILRREDFFQERDAHYQILRSTILANSGTAGHESTS; from the coding sequence ATGTATAGAGTTTTGCATAGCATCGGTCTGGCTCCGGCTCCGGCTTCTAAAACGGGATTTCTGACTACGAATGCATGGGAAATTCCATTAATTGTAACTGTTTGCAGCGTCATTATCCTGTTCAGTTACTACAGAATACTCAAACCTCTCTACTGCACAAATTATGGCGTGATCTCTAGAAACCGAGTTGACAGGCAGATTCTAAACGAGGCTAATCCTGATGATCCTTCCCTACAGTTTCACAGCCATGGGCTGGAATCTTCCATCCTCAACTCTCTTCCCATTTCTCGGTTTGAGAAGAGCAAGGAAGGAGAAGAAACCCAGATAACTACAGATTGTGCAGTTTGTTTGGGTGAGTTCGAAGAAGGGCAGTGGCTAAAACGTCTTCCCAGCTGCACTCATGCCTTCATGTTTCTTGCATTGACACTTCGGTTTCAGTCTCACTCAAATTGTCCTCTCTGCAGATCGCATGTTCATGATCTCGCTGTGCACCATGAATCTGAATCTCCTGTTTCTCAGCACATGGTGCTGCAAATTCTAAGGAGAGAGGACTTTTTCCAAGAAAGGGATGCGCATTACCAAATCCTACGTTCCACGATCCTAGCAAACTCAGGAACGGCGGGACATGAATCAACCTCTTAA
- the LOC122295115 gene encoding 60S ribosomal protein L23a-like yields MAPAKVDSSKKGDPKAQALKTAKAVKTGPTFKKKAKKIRTSVTFHRPKTLKKERNPKYPRISALPRNKLDHYQILKYPLTTESAMKKIEDNNTLVFIVDLRADKKKIKHAVKKMYDIQAKKVNTLIRPDGTKKAYVRLTPDYDALDVANKIGII; encoded by the exons ATGGCTCCTGCTAAAG TTGACAGTTCCAAAAAGGGTGATCCAAAGGCGCAGGCCTTGAAGACTGCTAAAGCAGTGAAGACGGGCCCGACCTTTAAGAAGAAGGCTAAGAAGATTCGTACATCAGTTACCTTTCACCGTCCGAAGACACTGAAGAAGGAGAGAAATCCCAAGTATCCAAGAATTAGTGCTCTGCCAAGGAACAAGCTTGATCATTATCAGATTCTCAAGTATCCCCTCACTACAGAATCCGCGATGAAGAAGATTGAAGACAACAACACATTGGTTTTCATTGTGGATCTCCGTGCTGACAAGAAGAAGATTAAGCATGCTGTTAAGAAGATGTATGATATTCAGGCTAAGAAAGTGAATACTTTGATCAG GCCTGATGGTACCAAGAAAGCATATGTTAGATTGACACCAGACTACGATGCCTTGGATGTGGCAAACAAAATTGGTATTATCTAA
- the LOC122293416 gene encoding uncharacterized protein LOC122293416 isoform X3 yields the protein MDELKQKLFYTTVELESLKREAIEEIRKNKEYVKNLLNLLNIATQERDEARAQLQKLLSKLLPSSPTELPNIFPHVQTESPLVIPTKANSSITESNSQSETYNHQSHGSSPVDSFFDAVSSPDFSNINAADSSNIGFLNQPSVQKYNGSMSTGIASSQINPASDVIDNLVKGKALPTKGKLLQAVMEAGPLLQTLIVAGPLPRWRNPPPLQPFKIPPVCIEGHETAMINFKSAPNGSSMVHKPLNSSSSPVMSRGSSQPCSASVLNFADDLSSSCLSNPRLLTSCASFNNYVPAAKRQRFQ from the coding sequence ATGGATGAGTTGAAGCAGAAGCTTTTCTACACTACTGTTGAACTCGAATCACTCAAAAGGGAAGCAATTGAGGAAATCAGAAAGAACAAGGAGTATGTGAAGAATTTACTCAATCTTCTAAATATTGCAACCCAAGAACGAGATGAAGCTAGAGCTCAATTGCAGAAGCTGCTAAGCAAGCTCTTGCCCTCTAGCCCTACTGAACTACCCAACATATTCCCTCATGTCCAGACTGAAAGTCCCCTTGTAATACCTACTAAAGCAAACTCAAGCATAACAGAATCCAACAGTCAGTCTGAAACATACAACCACCAGTCACATGGATCTTCCCCAGTAGATTCCTTCTTTGATGCTGTTTCATCCCCGGATTTCTCAAACATTAATGCGGCTGATTCAAGTAACATTGGTTTTTTGAACCAGCCTTCTGTTCAGAAGTATAATGGCTCTATGTCCACAGGCATAGCCTCTTCACAGATTAACCCGGCTTCTGATGTAATTGATAATCTTGTTAAAGGAAAAGCTCTTCCTACAAAAGGGAAACTCCTACAGGCTGTTATGGAAGCCGGTCCTTTACTTCAGACACTCATTGTTGCAGGGCCGCTTCCTCGTTGGCGAAATCCTCCTCCTTTGCAACCGTTCAAAATTCCTCCTGTTTGCATTGAGGGTCATGAAACTGCAATGATAAATTTTAAGTCTGCTCCAAACGGGAGCAGCATGGTTCATAAACCACTGAATTCATCCTCATCTCCTGTAATGTCTCGTGGGAGTTCTCAACCTTGTTCTGCGTCTGTGTTAAATTTTGCCGATGATCTTTCTAGTTCATGTTTGAGCAATCCGCGGCTATTGACTTCTTGTGCTAGTTTCAACAATTATGTCCCAGCAGCCAAGCGACAAAGGTTTCAATGA
- the LOC122293416 gene encoding uncharacterized protein LOC122293416 isoform X2 produces MDDLGSLWSCQESMDELKQKLFYTTVELESLKREAIEEIRKNKEYVKNLLNLLNIATQERDEARAQLQKLLSKLLPSSPTELPNIFPHVQTESPLVIPTKANSSITESNSQSETYNHQSHGSSPVDSFFDAVSSPDFSNINAADSSNIGFLNQPSVQKYNGSMSTGIASSQINPASDVIDNLVKGKALPTKGKLLQAVMEAGPLLQTLIVAGPLPRWRNPPPLQPFKIPPVCIEGHETAMINFKSAPNGSSMVHKPLNSSSSPVMSRGSSQPCSASVLNFADDLSSSCLSNPRLLTSCASFNNYVPAAKRQRFQ; encoded by the exons ATGGACGACTTGGGTTCTCTGTGGAGTTGTCAAGAG AGTATGGATGAGTTGAAGCAGAAGCTTTTCTACACTACTGTTGAACTCGAATCACTCAAAAGGGAAGCAATTGAGGAAATCAGAAAGAACAAGGAGTATGTGAAGAATTTACTCAATCTTCTAAATATTGCAACCCAAGAACGAGATGAAGCTAGAGCTCAATTGCAGAAGCTGCTAAGCAAGCTCTTGCCCTCTAGCCCTACTGAACTACCCAACATATTCCCTCATGTCCAGACTGAAAGTCCCCTTGTAATACCTACTAAAGCAAACTCAAGCATAACAGAATCCAACAGTCAGTCTGAAACATACAACCACCAGTCACATGGATCTTCCCCAGTAGATTCCTTCTTTGATGCTGTTTCATCCCCGGATTTCTCAAACATTAATGCGGCTGATTCAAGTAACATTGGTTTTTTGAACCAGCCTTCTGTTCAGAAGTATAATGGCTCTATGTCCACAGGCATAGCCTCTTCACAGATTAACCCGGCTTCTGATGTAATTGATAATCTTGTTAAAGGAAAAGCTCTTCCTACAAAAGGGAAACTCCTACAGGCTGTTATGGAAGCCGGTCCTTTACTTCAGACACTCATTGTTGCAGGGCCGCTTCCTCGTTGGCGAAATCCTCCTCCTTTGCAACCGTTCAAAATTCCTCCTGTTTGCATTGAGGGTCATGAAACTGCAATGATAAATTTTAAGTCTGCTCCAAACGGGAGCAGCATGGTTCATAAACCACTGAATTCATCCTCATCTCCTGTAATGTCTCGTGGGAGTTCTCAACCTTGTTCTGCGTCTGTGTTAAATTTTGCCGATGATCTTTCTAGTTCATGTTTGAGCAATCCGCGGCTATTGACTTCTTGTGCTAGTTTCAACAATTATGTCCCAGCAGCCAAGCGACAAAGGTTTCAATGA
- the LOC122293416 gene encoding uncharacterized protein LOC122293416 isoform X1 has product MPCLNIRDVKCAPQNCLYSMDELKQKLFYTTVELESLKREAIEEIRKNKEYVKNLLNLLNIATQERDEARAQLQKLLSKLLPSSPTELPNIFPHVQTESPLVIPTKANSSITESNSQSETYNHQSHGSSPVDSFFDAVSSPDFSNINAADSSNIGFLNQPSVQKYNGSMSTGIASSQINPASDVIDNLVKGKALPTKGKLLQAVMEAGPLLQTLIVAGPLPRWRNPPPLQPFKIPPVCIEGHETAMINFKSAPNGSSMVHKPLNSSSSPVMSRGSSQPCSASVLNFADDLSSSCLSNPRLLTSCASFNNYVPAAKRQRFQ; this is encoded by the exons ATGCCTTGCTTAAATATTAGAGATGTTAAGTGTGCACCCCAGAATTGTTtatat AGTATGGATGAGTTGAAGCAGAAGCTTTTCTACACTACTGTTGAACTCGAATCACTCAAAAGGGAAGCAATTGAGGAAATCAGAAAGAACAAGGAGTATGTGAAGAATTTACTCAATCTTCTAAATATTGCAACCCAAGAACGAGATGAAGCTAGAGCTCAATTGCAGAAGCTGCTAAGCAAGCTCTTGCCCTCTAGCCCTACTGAACTACCCAACATATTCCCTCATGTCCAGACTGAAAGTCCCCTTGTAATACCTACTAAAGCAAACTCAAGCATAACAGAATCCAACAGTCAGTCTGAAACATACAACCACCAGTCACATGGATCTTCCCCAGTAGATTCCTTCTTTGATGCTGTTTCATCCCCGGATTTCTCAAACATTAATGCGGCTGATTCAAGTAACATTGGTTTTTTGAACCAGCCTTCTGTTCAGAAGTATAATGGCTCTATGTCCACAGGCATAGCCTCTTCACAGATTAACCCGGCTTCTGATGTAATTGATAATCTTGTTAAAGGAAAAGCTCTTCCTACAAAAGGGAAACTCCTACAGGCTGTTATGGAAGCCGGTCCTTTACTTCAGACACTCATTGTTGCAGGGCCGCTTCCTCGTTGGCGAAATCCTCCTCCTTTGCAACCGTTCAAAATTCCTCCTGTTTGCATTGAGGGTCATGAAACTGCAATGATAAATTTTAAGTCTGCTCCAAACGGGAGCAGCATGGTTCATAAACCACTGAATTCATCCTCATCTCCTGTAATGTCTCGTGGGAGTTCTCAACCTTGTTCTGCGTCTGTGTTAAATTTTGCCGATGATCTTTCTAGTTCATGTTTGAGCAATCCGCGGCTATTGACTTCTTGTGCTAGTTTCAACAATTATGTCCCAGCAGCCAAGCGACAAAGGTTTCAATGA